A region from the Aegilops tauschii subsp. strangulata cultivar AL8/78 chromosome 5, Aet v6.0, whole genome shotgun sequence genome encodes:
- the LOC120965017 gene encoding histone H3.3-like, producing the protein MARTKCTARKSTGGKAPTKHLRAFYAAARKTAPATRGVKKPRRYRPGTVALGEIRKYQKGTELLIRKLPFQRLVREIAQFCKSDLHFQSHVVLALLEAAEAYLVGLFEDTNLCAVHAKRVTTMSKDVYLARRIRGERL; encoded by the exons ATGGCTCGAACTAAGTGCACAGCCCGTAAGTCCACCGGCGGAAAGGCTCCGACGAAGCACCTTCGGGCTTTCTAT GCTGCCGCTCGTAAGACTGCTCCCGCCACTAGAGGAGTGAAGAAGCCTCGCCGATATCGCCCTGGAACTGTTGCTCTTGG TGAAATCCGCAAATATCAGAAGGGCACGGAGCTACTTATAAGGAAGCTACCGTTCCAGAGACTTGTCAGGGAGATTGCCCAATTTTGCAAG AGTGATCTACATTTCCAGAGCCATGTTGTGCTTGCTTTGCTGGAGGCAGCCGAAGCATACTTGGTGGGACTGTTTGAAGACACTAATCTATGTGCCGTCCATGCTAAACGTGTGACCACTATGTCCAAAGATGTGTATTTGGCTAGGAGGATCCGCGGTGAGAGGCTGTAA
- the LOC109756778 gene encoding cycloartenol-C-24-methyltransferase 1-like: MSRTGALHLASGLGGLIGKEQVKSSVEQYEKYHDLHGGEAKSRASNYADVANKYYDLVTSFYEYGWGESFHFANRWEGETLRESIKRYEHFIALQLGLTDGMKVLDVGCGIGGPLREIARFSSASVTGLNNNEYQITRGQELIDLAGLSKRCNFVKGDFMHMPFPDDTFDAAYAIEATCHAPDAVGCYMEIHRVLRPGQPMAFYEWCMTERFDPGNPRHVAAKAEIELGNGLVDIRTTAQCLQAVKDAGFEVISAKDVAEDSAVPWYQPLDPDAGASWTSANGFRLSRVGRLVTHAMVKAMERLGVAPEGSVRVSGLMETAGEGLVKGGREGIFTPMFFVLARKKPNLLTGTENV, from the exons ATGTCGAGGACAGGCGCTCTCCATCTGGCTTCGGGCCTGGGAGGGCTGATCGGCAAGGAGCAAGTCAAGTCGTCGGTGGAACA GTACGAGAAGTACCATGACCTTCACGGAGGCGAAGCCAAATCGAGGGCATCCAACTATGCTGATGTG gccAACAAGTACTATGACCTTGTCACCAGCTTCTACGAGTACGGATGGGGCGAGTCGTTCCATTTCGCAAACAG aTGGGAAGGAGAGACTTTGCGTGAGAGCATCAAGCGGTATGAGCATTTCATAGCCTTGCAACTTGGCCTCACTGATGGGATGAAAGTGTTGGACGTGGGATGCGGCATCGGAGGGCCTCTCAGAGAGATCGCGAGATTCAG CTCCGCGTCGGTGACGGGTTTGAACAACAACGAGTACCAGATCACAAGGGGCCAG GAGCTCATCGATTTAGCCGGCCTGAGTAAACGATGCAACTTTGTCAAG GGGGACTTCATGCACATGCCGTTCCCCGACGACACATTCGACGCGGCGTACGCCATCGAGGCCACATGCCACGCACCTGACGCG GTCGGGTGCTACATGGAGATCCACCGTGTGCTGCGACCCGGGCAGCCCATGGCGTTCTACGAGTGGTGCATGACGGAGCGGTTCGACCCGGGGAACCCACGGCACGTGGCCGCCAAGGCCGAGATCGAGCTCGGCAACGGCCTCGTCGACATCCGCACCACCGCGCAGTGCCTCCAGGCCGTCAAGGACGCCGGCTTCGAG GTGATCTCTGCCAAGGACGTCGCGGAGGACTCTGCGGTGCCGTGGTACCAGCCTCTGGACCCGGACGCCGGCGCGTCGTGGACGAGCGCCAACGGCTTCCGGCTCAGCCGCGTCGGGCGCCTCGTCACCCACGCCATGGTGAAGGCCATGGAGCGTCTCGGCGTCGCGCCGGAGGGGAGCGTCAGGGTCTCCGGCCTCATGGAGACCGCCGGCGAGGGCCTCGTCAAGGGAGGCAG GGAAGGGATCTTCACGCCCATGTTCTTCGTGCTGGCTCGCAAGAAACCCAACCTGCTGACAGGGACTGAGAACGTCTGA